A genomic segment from Aridibaculum aurantiacum encodes:
- a CDS encoding peptidylprolyl isomerase, translating to MMRGLVAALVAVCVSTGAVAQTKGKVKPKVPAKTAAKPAAAAKSPVSASAAPWQQLQTKERLVEIITDHGTMIAKLYDSTPLHRNNFVKLVEQGFYDSLLFHRVIAGFMIQGGDPNSKNAPDGSPLGSGSAPGERIPAEFKPNLFHKKGALAAARDNNPERASSNCQFYIVHGKRVNEQELQGQMGRITQANPGFNYTQVQKEVYARIGGTPGLDQSYTVFGEVISGLDVIDKIANVQKNPGDRPLQNVRMKMRMLN from the coding sequence TGTGTAAGTACTGGTGCGGTAGCACAAACTAAAGGTAAAGTAAAACCAAAAGTGCCGGCAAAAACTGCCGCTAAACCAGCTGCTGCCGCTAAATCTCCTGTTTCGGCAAGTGCGGCTCCGTGGCAGCAATTACAAACAAAGGAAAGGCTGGTTGAAATTATTACCGACCATGGTACGATGATCGCAAAGCTCTACGACAGTACACCGCTTCACCGCAATAATTTTGTGAAGCTGGTTGAGCAGGGCTTTTACGACAGCCTGTTGTTTCACCGTGTGATTGCCGGCTTCATGATACAAGGTGGCGACCCCAACAGTAAAAATGCTCCTGATGGTTCGCCACTGGGTAGTGGCTCTGCGCCTGGAGAAAGAATACCTGCTGAATTCAAGCCTAACCTGTTTCACAAAAAAGGTGCACTCGCTGCTGCCAGGGATAATAATCCTGAACGCGCCAGCAGCAACTGCCAGTTTTATATAGTACATGGCAAACGTGTAAATGAACAGGAACTGCAGGGACAGATGGGGCGGATAACACAAGCAAATCCAGGTTTCAATTACACACAGGTGCAGAAAGAAGTGTATGCGCGTATTGGCGGCACACCCGGTCTTGACCAGAGCTATACGGTATTTGGAGAAGTAATAAGTGGATTGGATGTGATAGATAAAATAGCCAATGTGCAAAAGAACCCGGGCGATCGTCCGCTGCAAAATGTAAGAATGAAGATGCGCATGCTGAACTAG